In the Pithys albifrons albifrons isolate INPA30051 chromosome 3, PitAlb_v1, whole genome shotgun sequence genome, one interval contains:
- the ATP5F1C gene encoding ATP synthase subunit gamma, mitochondrial isoform X2 → MFARGAAVALLQPQWGQVRNMATLKDITRRLKSIKNIQKITKSMKMVSAAKYARAERELKPARVYGTGALALYEKAEIKASEDKKKHLLIGVSSDRGLCGAIHTSIAKTLKNEITNLSNAGKEVMVVGVGDKIRGLLQRTHANYFLLTFKEVGRRPPSFGDASVIALELLNSGYEFDEGSVIYNRFRSVISYKTDEKPIFSFETIAGSESLSIYDDIDADVLRNYQEFTLANILYYSLKESTTSEQSARMTAMDNASKNASEMIDKLTLTFNRTRQAVITKELIEIISGAAAL, encoded by the exons GGGCCAAGTCAGGAATATGGCAACGCTAAAAGACA TCACCAGGCGTTTGAAGTCCATCAAGAACATTCAGAAAATCACCAAGTCCATGAAGATGGTTTCTGCAGCCAAATATGCACGAGCTGAGAGGGAGCTGAAGCCTGCGAGGGTCTATGGAACAGGAGCTCTGG ctctctatgagaaagcagaaataaaggcATCTGAGGACAAGAAGAAACACCTCCTTATTGGTGTGTCCTCTGACCGAGGCCTGTGTGGTGCTATCCATACATCCATTGCTAAAACCTTGAAAAATGAGATTACCAACCTCTCAAACGCTGGAAAAGAAGTTATGGTGGTTGGAGTAGGTGACAAGATCAGAGGCCTGCTTCAGAG GACACATGCCAACTATTTCCTGCTGACATTCAAAGAAGTGGGACGGAGACCTCCAAGCTTTGGAGATGCTTCAGTCATTGCTTTAGAACTGTTAAACTCTGGGTATGAGTTTGATGAAGGCTCTGTCATCTACAATCGCTTCAG GTCTGTCATCTCCTACAAGACCGATGAAAAACCAATCTTCTCCTTTGAAACTATTGCTGGTTCTG AAAGCCTAAGTATCTATGATGACATTGATGCTGATGTGCTGAGGAACTACCAGGAATTCACACTAGCAAACATTCTGTACTACTCCCTGAAGGAATCCACCACCAGCGAGCAGAGCGCCAGGATGACCGCGATGGACAACGCCAGCAAGAATGCTT CCGAGATGATTGACAAACTGACCTTGACGTTCAACCGCACCCGTCAAGCCGTCATCACCAAGGAGCTTATTGAGATCAtctctggtgctgctgctctgtga
- the ATP5F1C gene encoding ATP synthase subunit gamma, mitochondrial isoform X1: MFARGAAVALLQPQWGQVRNMATLKDITRRLKSIKNIQKITKSMKMVSAAKYARAERELKPARVYGTGALALYEKAEIKASEDKKKHLLIGVSSDRGLCGAIHTSIAKTLKNEITNLSNAGKEVMVVGVGDKIRGLLQRTHANYFLLTFKEVGRRPPSFGDASVIALELLNSGYEFDEGSVIYNRFRSVISYKTDEKPIFSFETIAGSESLSIYDDIDADVLRNYQEFTLANILYYSLKESTTSEQSARMTAMDNASKNASEMIDKLTLTFNRTRQAVITKELIEIISGAAALD, from the exons GGGCCAAGTCAGGAATATGGCAACGCTAAAAGACA TCACCAGGCGTTTGAAGTCCATCAAGAACATTCAGAAAATCACCAAGTCCATGAAGATGGTTTCTGCAGCCAAATATGCACGAGCTGAGAGGGAGCTGAAGCCTGCGAGGGTCTATGGAACAGGAGCTCTGG ctctctatgagaaagcagaaataaaggcATCTGAGGACAAGAAGAAACACCTCCTTATTGGTGTGTCCTCTGACCGAGGCCTGTGTGGTGCTATCCATACATCCATTGCTAAAACCTTGAAAAATGAGATTACCAACCTCTCAAACGCTGGAAAAGAAGTTATGGTGGTTGGAGTAGGTGACAAGATCAGAGGCCTGCTTCAGAG GACACATGCCAACTATTTCCTGCTGACATTCAAAGAAGTGGGACGGAGACCTCCAAGCTTTGGAGATGCTTCAGTCATTGCTTTAGAACTGTTAAACTCTGGGTATGAGTTTGATGAAGGCTCTGTCATCTACAATCGCTTCAG GTCTGTCATCTCCTACAAGACCGATGAAAAACCAATCTTCTCCTTTGAAACTATTGCTGGTTCTG AAAGCCTAAGTATCTATGATGACATTGATGCTGATGTGCTGAGGAACTACCAGGAATTCACACTAGCAAACATTCTGTACTACTCCCTGAAGGAATCCACCACCAGCGAGCAGAGCGCCAGGATGACCGCGATGGACAACGCCAGCAAGAATGCTT CCGAGATGATTGACAAACTGACCTTGACGTTCAACCGCACCCGTCAAGCCGTCATCACCAAGGAGCTTATTGAGATCAtctctggtgctgctgctct GGATTAA